The genomic stretch AAAAGGTGGGCCGTGGCACCCCTGCCGTCTTCCCGCCCCTGCCAAATGCTGGCCAACCAACCCGGATGGATCTGGCCAACTGGCTCGTTTCTCCCGATCATCCCCTGACCGCCCGTGTCACGGTAAATCGTCTCTGGCAGCAGTTCTTTGGCACGGGGCTCGTCAAGACCACCAACGATTTTGGTTCCCAAGGCGAGCCGCCCAGCCATCCGGAACTGCTCGACTGGCTGTCCGTCACCTTCCGTGAAAACGGCTGGGACATGAAGGCCTTTGTCACGCAGATCGTCACCTCCCACACCTACCGCCAAAGTGCGGCCTTCACCCCAGAGAGCTTGGCCAAAGATCCTGAGAACCGGCTCTTGGCGCGCGGTCCTCGCTTCCGGGCTGATGCCGAGGTCGTGCGCGACAGCGCCCTGTTTGTCAGCGGCCTGCTGAGTCCGAAGATCGGCGGCAAAGGCGTGCGCCCCTACCAGCCGGAAAACATCTGGGAGCCTGTTGGCTTCGGCGGCAGCAACACCCGCAACTACGTCCAGGACAAGGGTGAATCCCTTTACCGTCGCAGCCTCTACACCTTCTGGAAGCGCACCGCCCCGCCCCCGGCCATGACCAACTTCGATGCACCCAACCGCGAGTCCTACTGCCTCCGCCGCGAGCGCAGCAACACCCCGCTGCAGGCGCTGAACCTCATGAACGACGTGCAGTACTTCGAGGCTGCGCGCAACTTCGCCCAACAACTGTTGCTTCAAAAAGGAGCCAGCACGGATACGCGCCTCACCACCGCCTTTCGCAGCAGCACTGGCCGCTACCCCACCGCCCAGGAGGCCGAGATCATCCATCGCGCCCTCGACCAACACCTCGCCGCCTACAAAGCTCGTCCTGAAGAAGCCCAACAGGCCATCACCTACGGTGAATCCAAACCCGACCCCAGCCTCAACGTCTCCGAACTCGCCGCCTGGACGATGGTGACCAACCTCCTGCTTAACCTGGACGAGATGGTGACAAAGTGAGTTAGGGAAAGAGTAAGCCAGACCTATATTTCGACACTTCATGTTAGGCAGGTCAGTCCTTTGGTCAAAAGCAACAGTCCATGAACCTCCTGCTCACAGCCGCCTCACTCTACTCAAGGGGTAATAGATAAGAGTCAGCTTCCCGTAAACATCAGAAGCCGGCACACACCCCCAAAAACGGCTGTCATAGCTTTGCGGTGAATTATCGCCCAGAACGAAGTACTCTTCAGGCCCCAGCACAAAACTATCACCTTCCCGTCGAGCTGAGGACGTCACTCCAGATAGCTCTGTGTAAGTGATCGGTGGAATTCCGTCTTTTTCTCCCAGGAGCCTGCCATCAGCAAAGATTTTCCCTCCAGCAATGCGAAGCCTTTCTCCAGGCAAGCCAACCAGTCTCTGAACGTATAGCACATCTTTCTTTTCTTCGGTCAGATGCAGACTTCCAATTTTCGAGTTTTTATAGACGATCAAATCACCTCTTTTTGGAGAATCAAATCGGTAACTTAATCGATCAACGATCACATGGTCTGCTGTCGAATCTATTGTGGATCCATGCAGCGTCGGCTCCATGGTCACAATAGGGGCCACCATCGATATGGCCACCCATGAGGCAGGTGTAGGCAAGAGAAAAGTCGCGGCAAGAAGACCTATAAACAAAAGCCACAACGTCATGGTCATTCGCCCTGGCCTGAAGCTGTCATACAAGACCCATATTTGCGCAATGATCGCAGCAGCTAAAAAGCCTAATGGCATCCAAAGAGGGATCCAGCGCAATACGAGGCTGAGTGCTCCGATGAAAGCCCAAAGATGCAGGCTCAGTAACCAACAAGCACCTCTCCCCGGCATGCCTGCGCGAATGAGACCAAAACCTGGAATAATTAGGCTCAGCAATGAACCTAGCCAGCGGCGCTTCTGAAAGTCAGGCGATGAAGAGTCCATTCGGATCAAAAGTCTGAAAATATTCTTTTAATGCACATCCTTCTTCGGAGCACTGCTGCCAGCTTTCTTCGACTTCAGGCCGCTGAGGTAGGCGACGACGTCGCGGACTTCGCGGGGGGTGAGGATGCCGAGCATGGGGGGCATCATGGAGACGGGTGGGGTCTGCATGGCGATCTGGGGCCGAGGGAGTTTTTTCTCGGTGCCGTCGGCGAGGCGGATGGTGATGCTGACCTTGTCCTCTTTAGCCAGGGCACCGGCGAGGTTGCTGCCATCCTTGAGGGTGACGGAGACGAGGCCGTAACCAGGGGCGATCTTGGCAATGGGGTTGACGAGGGACTCGAGCAGTTCGGCCTTGCTGCGCTGGCTGCCTATGGTTTTGAGGATGGGGCCGACCTGGCTGCCTTCTTTTTCTTCGACGGTGTGGCAGGCGAGGCAGTTGGCCCCGAGGTGGTTGGTGACGAGGTCTTTGCCATTGGCGCTGCTGCCGCCTTCGACGAGGTCGTCACGCGGGGCGCTGGTGCGGGCCTGCTGATAGGTGGTGACGCGCTCGGCGAGCTCTGGATGGGCTTGGGCGGCCTCGAGGACATCGAGCTTCAGCCCGGCCTCGACCTTGCCTGCGGCGAGGCGTTGCATCCAGCCATCGAGGAGATCGGAGGCGGGCTTGGTCTGGGTGCTGGCGAGCAGTTTCATGACGGCCTGCTTTTCAACCACGACTCCCTGCTCCAAAACGCGAGAGGCCTCGGCCAGGGCGCGGTCCTTTTGATGCTCAAAGGTCTGGACGAGGGACTCCATGCGAAGCTCGGCCGGAGCGGCTTTGTCGGCGGCTTGTTTGAGGGTCTCCGCAAAGGCCGGGGCGGCGGAATGCTGGGCCGCCATGAGTTTCAGGGCACCAACACGGAGTTCCGGCTTGGCCGTGGTATCGCCAATGATCTGCTGCAAGGCGGGGGCGGCGACGCCGAGCTGGAGCTTCACCATCAATTCGATCCCGGCGGCTTTCAGCGCCGGATTGGCGAGGGTGAGCATGGCCTGAACGTTGGGCTGGAGGACATCCGCCACGGCCTCGGCATCGCGAGCAGGATAGAGACGATGGACGCCATCCACACGATCCAGGCGAGGAGGCTCAGTGAAGTGCAGGAGGGACTGAAAGGCCTCCAGCGAAAGAGGCTTATCGGCCAAAGCATACTTGGTTAGACGAGCAGCGTTTTCGGCCTTGCCGAGACGAAGGTTGGCATTGATGGCGCGGCGCAGGGTGGGCTCGGCCAGCTCGTGGGTTTCATCCAGCATGGCGGCGAGCTGAGGCAGTGCCTCTGGCACACCGACGTCGTCATGAATAGCACGGGCGGCTTCATTGACGATGGCCACGTCTGCATCTTCCAGGAAACCTGCGACTAGGGGCGAGTGCTGACGGCTGAGGGCCAAGGTGGCGGCGACGCGAAGGTTCTTGGAATCTGCGGAGGACCAGGAGGCGAGGGTTTGCGACTTCACACAGCCAGCGAGGCCGGTGACCACCGCGTGACGCAGCCAGGCATCGGCCCCGTCTTTTTCCGCCATGTGGCGCAGTGTTTGGGCGGCGCTTTCATCCTCCACTTCCAGCTTGCCCAGAGCGATGGCGGCATGGAAACGCACGCGAGGAGATTCCGAGGCGAGGAGGTCAATTAGCAGCTCCTCGCTGGGCTCGCCCGGCTTGCCATCGCTGAGAACCTTGGCGGTCTGGGCCTGGACTTCGGGATCGGTTTCCGTGACCAGCATGGCATGCAGCGGAGAATCATCCACCTGACCCCGGCGGAAGCCAATGCCGTATCCCCAGATGGCATGGATGCGGGCCAGTAGTGGGGCCTTGGTATCACCCGCCACCTTGGCCAGTGTCTTCCACTCAGCACGTTTGGCCAGCTCCAGTTGAACTGCCACACGCACGCGCTGGTCGCCATGACCTAACAAAATTTGCAAATCATTCAGACTCTTTTCGGCAAAACCCGCTATGAGAAGCTCGCGAGTTTCCTTGCGGGCGGGGTTATCACTCCCCTTCTCCTCATCCACGGTCCAGACGGCCCCCTTTTCATCCAGAGGATAACCGCCCACCCAGTCGGCCATGTAGAAACGACCATCGGGACCCCAGCTCATGCCAATGCCCATGATGCCGCTGTTGATCAGGCGGGCACGGCTCATTTCAAAGGTCGCACCCACGGGCTTCACCGTGAAGGCTTCCATCTTGCCGGAGGGGAACTGATTGACGATGAAGTGACCACGCAGGCGCTGGCCGAGGGCGGTGCCGGGCTCATGCAGGAAACCCGCGGGACCATTCGAATAATTGGCCAAAGGCGGGGTGATGTAGAGAGGCTGCTCAGCTCCGGCCTTCCACATGTTTTCACGCATCCAGCGGCTTTCCGCCTTCATGTATTGATGGTTGCAGCGCCAGCCGGTATCGCTGCGTTCGGTGATGTAAACAAAGCGCTCACTTTCCCCCGGCATGTCGGCATCATTGTCCGCTCCGAACATGTTGCCAAAGTCATCAAAGGCGACTTCCTGCACGTTGCGCAGGCCGTGGGCGAAGACTTCAAAGCCAGTGCCATCGGGCTCCACCCGCATCACGGCACCTTCATGGGGATAGTACCATTTTTTACCCGCCTTGTCGGTGACGTTCACACCCTTGTCGCCAATGCTCCAGTAGATGCGACCGTCCGGGCCGAGGCGCGGCCCGTGCATGTCGTGGCCCGCGTAGGCGATGTGCATGCCAAAACCATGAGCGATGACTTCGCGCACATCGGCCACACCATCGTCATCCGTGTCCTTCAGCCGCCACAGGTCTGGGGCAATGGTGGCATACACCCAGCCATCGTGATAGAGCACGCCTGCAGCGATGCCCGTGACCTCGGTGTTAAACCCTTCGGCAAATACGGTCATCTTATCTGCGGTGCCATCGCCATCGGTATCGCGAAGCTGATAGATGCGCTCGCTGTGGACGGTGAGGTCTTTCCAGTCAATGGAGCCATCCTTATTGTGATCCTTCAGGCTGCCGCGTGGAAGGCGCATTTTACCAGGGGCGAGCTCGCGATGATAAAACTCGCGCTTCTCCTCCACGCTGGTGAAGCTCACGTCATCCGGGATCCACTGCGTGTGCTCGCGAATGTCCAGATCCCCCACCTTGCGACGTGTGGTGGAGGACACATACACTCGACCTTTTTCATCCACCGTGCAGGCGACGGGATCCGGCACATTGAGGTCTCCCGACCAACGGTGCAAGGTGACCTCTGCCGCCGAGGCAGAGAGGGTGGTGGCAGCGGCGAACAGGATCGGGAAGCGCATGGGCTGGAAAGAATGAGGGGGAATGGAGAGAGATGAAAAATTCCCCATGTGGGGATGAATCGTCACAATGAATTAAGGATCAACGTTTTGCGATGGGGATCGGATTCCCCATCGGTCCCCACGCGCTCCCCATGACGAGAGAGGAGCAGGGAGAGTGGCACATCGGCGGCTAGGGGAGGGAGAGGACTGGCGAGCAGACAAAACGATGATGGTGAAGCCTCCGGGAGGCAACTCGGTGGGGCTGGGTCAGGTGCTTAATATCCAATATTCGGGCGGTTAGTGCAAGCCTCGGGGAGGCCACTTTGGGGACATGGGGCGCGGATGCGGAGGGGGATAGATCTGGACAGCTTTTTCAAGTCTTGATGAAATGCGGAATCGGCTCTGTGGCGGGGGTGTGACGAGCTAAAGCTCTGGAGTACTTTTTTGGGGCTGCGACCGCCCCTCACCCCTGGCCCTTTCGCTTCGCGGCTTCGCAAC from Prosthecobacter algae encodes the following:
- the lepB gene encoding signal peptidase I; protein product: MDSSSPDFQKRRWLGSLLSLIIPGFGLIRAGMPGRGACWLLSLHLWAFIGALSLVLRWIPLWMPLGFLAAAIIAQIWVLYDSFRPGRMTMTLWLLFIGLLAATFLLPTPASWVAISMVAPIVTMEPTLHGSTIDSTADHVIVDRLSYRFDSPKRGDLIVYKNSKIGSLHLTEEKKDVLYVQRLVGLPGERLRIAGGKIFADGRLLGEKDGIPPITYTELSGVTSSARREGDSFVLGPEEYFVLGDNSPQSYDSRFWGCVPASDVYGKLTLIYYPLSRVRRL
- a CDS encoding PVC-type heme-binding CxxCH protein, which translates into the protein MRFPILFAAATTLSASAAEVTLHRWSGDLNVPDPVACTVDEKGRVYVSSTTRRKVGDLDIREHTQWIPDDVSFTSVEEKREFYHRELAPGKMRLPRGSLKDHNKDGSIDWKDLTVHSERIYQLRDTDGDGTADKMTVFAEGFNTEVTGIAAGVLYHDGWVYATIAPDLWRLKDTDDDGVADVREVIAHGFGMHIAYAGHDMHGPRLGPDGRIYWSIGDKGVNVTDKAGKKWYYPHEGAVMRVEPDGTGFEVFAHGLRNVQEVAFDDFGNMFGADNDADMPGESERFVYITERSDTGWRCNHQYMKAESRWMRENMWKAGAEQPLYITPPLANYSNGPAGFLHEPGTALGQRLRGHFIVNQFPSGKMEAFTVKPVGATFEMSRARLINSGIMGIGMSWGPDGRFYMADWVGGYPLDEKGAVWTVDEEKGSDNPARKETRELLIAGFAEKSLNDLQILLGHGDQRVRVAVQLELAKRAEWKTLAKVAGDTKAPLLARIHAIWGYGIGFRRGQVDDSPLHAMLVTETDPEVQAQTAKVLSDGKPGEPSEELLIDLLASESPRVRFHAAIALGKLEVEDESAAQTLRHMAEKDGADAWLRHAVVTGLAGCVKSQTLASWSSADSKNLRVAATLALSRQHSPLVAGFLEDADVAIVNEAARAIHDDVGVPEALPQLAAMLDETHELAEPTLRRAINANLRLGKAENAARLTKYALADKPLSLEAFQSLLHFTEPPRLDRVDGVHRLYPARDAEAVADVLQPNVQAMLTLANPALKAAGIELMVKLQLGVAAPALQQIIGDTTAKPELRVGALKLMAAQHSAAPAFAETLKQAADKAAPAELRMESLVQTFEHQKDRALAEASRVLEQGVVVEKQAVMKLLASTQTKPASDLLDGWMQRLAAGKVEAGLKLDVLEAAQAHPELAERVTTYQQARTSAPRDDLVEGGSSANGKDLVTNHLGANCLACHTVEEKEGSQVGPILKTIGSQRSKAELLESLVNPIAKIAPGYGLVSVTLKDGSNLAGALAKEDKVSITIRLADGTEKKLPRPQIAMQTPPVSMMPPMLGILTPREVRDVVAYLSGLKSKKAGSSAPKKDVH